From a single Pirellulaceae bacterium genomic region:
- a CDS encoding dicarboxylate/amino acid:cation symporter, translating into MFQTWNSIALWKRVLAGLVVGLVVGLCLRYSLPAERSSTIADVWLRPWGDGFVRLIQMLVVPLIFTTLVSGVAAMGDPKKLGSLGSQTIALYLLTTVFAVSLGLAMGNLLRPGVGVDYSSASQSDVENVQDTLKIAESAGGIAQRLLAIIPSNPVQSLAQADVLQIIFFALLVGLGIVLTGRPAEPAKLFFDAAAEVVMRITLMVMELAPLGVMALMAWVMASKGVGVLYNLFWLAAALYLACAFQILVVYGLLLIKLTARLPMLAFFRGIVDVQGVAYSTSSSNATLPVSISCAEKNLGIDKSIAGSVLPLGATINMDGTSCYLGLIALFAAQATGIELSWSQYLGVALTATAASIGTAGIPSASLLLAASVLSVVGITHEQALIVIAFIFPFDRLLDMMRTLTNVTGDMACASVVAKWNGGLDEDVFRSANDT; encoded by the coding sequence ATGTTTCAAACGTGGAATTCGATCGCGCTGTGGAAGCGAGTCTTGGCTGGGCTGGTTGTGGGACTGGTCGTGGGTTTGTGCCTGCGATACTCGTTGCCCGCTGAGCGCAGTTCGACCATCGCCGATGTTTGGCTGCGTCCGTGGGGCGATGGCTTTGTACGACTGATTCAGATGCTGGTCGTGCCGCTGATCTTCACGACGCTCGTCTCTGGCGTGGCCGCTATGGGCGACCCCAAAAAACTGGGCTCATTGGGCTCGCAAACCATTGCGCTGTATTTGCTGACCACCGTATTTGCTGTCAGCCTTGGACTGGCGATGGGCAATCTGCTTCGTCCCGGCGTAGGCGTCGACTATAGCTCGGCCAGCCAAAGTGATGTTGAAAATGTCCAAGACACGCTCAAAATCGCCGAGAGTGCAGGCGGCATTGCTCAGCGACTACTAGCGATCATTCCTAGCAATCCGGTTCAATCCTTGGCGCAGGCGGATGTGCTGCAAATCATCTTCTTCGCCCTGCTGGTTGGTTTAGGCATCGTCTTAACCGGTCGCCCCGCTGAGCCGGCGAAGTTGTTTTTCGATGCGGCGGCTGAGGTTGTGATGCGCATCACCCTAATGGTCATGGAGCTAGCTCCGCTGGGCGTCATGGCGCTGATGGCTTGGGTCATGGCCAGTAAAGGCGTTGGCGTGCTGTACAACCTGTTTTGGCTGGCAGCGGCGCTCTATTTGGCCTGCGCGTTTCAAATCCTGGTCGTCTATGGCCTGCTCTTAATCAAGCTGACCGCGCGGCTGCCGATGTTGGCCTTCTTTCGAGGTATCGTGGATGTCCAGGGCGTAGCCTACTCGACCTCATCTTCCAACGCCACTTTGCCGGTTAGTATCTCTTGTGCCGAGAAGAATCTAGGCATCGACAAGTCGATCGCCGGCTCGGTGCTGCCGCTAGGCGCAACGATCAACATGGACGGAACGTCGTGTTATCTGGGACTGATCGCGCTGTTCGCCGCGCAAGCCACCGGCATAGAACTTAGCTGGTCGCAATACCTCGGCGTAGCGCTGACCGCCACAGCGGCATCCATTGGTACCGCCGGCATCCCCTCGGCCAGCCTGCTATTGGCTGCTTCGGTATTGAGCGTCGTGGGCATCACTCACGAGCAAGCGCTGATCGTCATCGCCTTTATCTTCCCCTTTGATCGCCTGTTGGACATGATGCGCACGTTAACCAACGTTACTGGCGACATGGCCTGCGCCAGCGTAGTTGCCAAATGGAACGGCGGATTAGATGAAGATGTCTTCCGGTCAGCCAACGACACATAG
- a CDS encoding DUF1569 domain-containing protein: MARSFRQIHFDTLPEAVEEARRLSSLKVTTSGHYAFGQIMEHLARTLDAASGAAPPPAIPWYGKLFGRLVRSKVIHSQPRPGFKLPKQAQAYFWPEDDVTVEAGFQHLERAYNHFMSVQQFPPHPFFGNMSYDDHHQLQCRHFELHLGFVFPN, from the coding sequence ATGGCCCGCTCATTTCGTCAGATTCATTTCGACACGTTGCCCGAGGCTGTCGAGGAAGCTCGCCGGCTGTCCAGCCTGAAAGTAACCACATCGGGCCACTATGCATTCGGCCAGATTATGGAGCACTTAGCGCGAACGCTCGACGCAGCTTCAGGCGCAGCGCCGCCTCCTGCCATTCCCTGGTATGGCAAATTGTTTGGAAGACTTGTACGCAGCAAAGTCATTCATTCGCAACCCCGGCCTGGCTTCAAGTTGCCCAAGCAGGCGCAAGCCTATTTTTGGCCGGAAGACGACGTAACAGTTGAGGCCGGTTTTCAGCACTTGGAACGGGCCTACAACCATTTCATGAGCGTCCAGCAGTTCCCTCCCCATCCATTTTTTGGCAACATGAGCTACGACGACCATCACCAATTGCAGTGTCGCCATTTTGAATTGCACTTGGGATTTGTGTTTCCCAATTAG
- a CDS encoding SMP-30/gluconolactonase/LRE family protein — protein MNCLRVFVGLVLLLCSWPSVPMIVGQELPASDAVKPVNLFEVASYCEGVVFDHGGRGYISWGKTITQFRVDGQNQTFAVTGAPNGHKILADGTHLVCDASQHAVLRLDAAGVPLAAASTQCNGVALRGPNDLTLDPAGGFYFTDPGESGKDNPIGTIHFVDAAGITHLVASGLAFPNGIVLTQDGQRLLVGESQLNRVLEYPVIAPGKVGPMRVFAQLPTSASGKWEDNQPDGMCLDAQGNLYVAHYGMKQVQVLDPAGKLIRQYDGGNQLTSNVAFGGPNHDQLFVTGSIGADGKPGAVFRLDVGVQGRVILPPKK, from the coding sequence ATGAATTGCTTGAGAGTTTTCGTGGGGCTGGTGCTACTGCTTTGCAGTTGGCCGAGCGTGCCGATGATCGTCGGCCAAGAATTGCCGGCCAGCGACGCGGTAAAGCCTGTCAACCTGTTTGAAGTAGCGAGCTATTGCGAAGGAGTCGTCTTCGATCATGGTGGACGGGGTTACATCTCGTGGGGTAAGACGATTACCCAGTTTCGTGTCGATGGCCAGAACCAGACATTTGCAGTTACCGGTGCGCCTAACGGACACAAGATTTTAGCCGATGGGACGCACTTGGTATGTGATGCCAGTCAACACGCGGTGCTGCGGTTAGATGCGGCGGGGGTACCGCTCGCAGCCGCATCCACGCAGTGCAACGGTGTGGCGCTGCGCGGTCCCAACGATTTGACATTGGACCCGGCAGGCGGCTTTTATTTCACGGACCCCGGCGAGTCCGGCAAGGATAATCCGATCGGCACCATTCACTTTGTGGACGCTGCGGGCATAACACATCTGGTGGCATCGGGGTTGGCTTTCCCTAACGGAATCGTGCTGACACAGGACGGCCAGCGGCTGTTGGTGGGTGAAAGCCAATTGAATCGTGTGCTGGAGTATCCGGTGATTGCGCCGGGAAAAGTTGGCCCAATGCGTGTTTTCGCGCAACTGCCGACCAGCGCCAGCGGTAAATGGGAAGACAATCAACCCGATGGCATGTGTCTGGATGCTCAAGGCAACCTGTATGTTGCGCACTACGGTATGAAGCAGGTGCAGGTGTTAGACCCGGCCGGCAAACTGATACGACAGTACGACGGCGGCAATCAGCTTACCAGCAACGTCGCTTTCGGCGGCCCCAATCACGACCAACTGTTTGTCACGGGCAGTATTGGAGCCGATGGCAAACCGGGTGCGGTTTTCCGGTTGGATGTGGGCGTCCAAGGCCGAGTCATTTTGCCACCGAAGAAATGA